GTCTTGGTCGTCGTCGTCAGGTGCATCGGCAAATCTGCCGCGCCGATTTTCAGCACCGCGTCCGCGAGTTTCAGAACCGCGTTATCGCGATGCGGTTGCGACGCGTGACCTGGCTTGCCGCGCGTCCGCATCGTAAAGCGCGCGGTCCCTTTTTCGCCGGTCTGCACCGAATAAAAGCGATGCCCCAAAATATCGAAGCCGAATCCGCCGCCCTCGTTGATGGCGTACTCGGCGCGAATCAGGTCAGGATGTTCTTTCACCATCCAGCCCGCGCCAAGTTTGCCGCCGGCTTCTTCGTCCGCGTTCGCCATAAAGATAATGTCGCGCGCGAGCGATTTTCCCTCGCGCTTGAGCATCAACATCACCGTCAATTCCATCGCGGCGAGTTCTTTCGTGTCGAGCGTGCCGCGTCCCCACATGTACCCGTCCGCGATCTCTGCGCCGAACGGTGGATGCGACCAATGCTCCGGCTCGGCGGTGACCACGTCGAGATGCGCCATCAACATAATTGGCGCGGCGCGACCCTCGCCCTTGATACGCGCGACGATGTTGCCACGTCCCGGCGCGGATTCGAGCACGGTCGGCTCGATGCCTTCGCGTTTGAAAATGCCGGCGAGATACTCCGCTGCCTTGGTCTCATTGCCCGGCGGATTCGTCGTGTCAATCCGAATCAGGTCTTGCAAGTACTGTGTCGTTTCGTTACGAATTGCGTCCCAGTTGTGTGTCATTTTGATTTCCATGCAACCTTGAATTTATTTGCCCACTGCGTTATGACCCTGGCTACGTTCCTCATCGTGTTCGGGAGATTCGTCTCAAAGTCAAGCGCGGCTGTTTCATCCGCGCCATCGGAGATGCCGCGAATTTCGATGAACGGCACACCGCTAAACTGACATGCCCGCGCGCCGCCTGCTCCTTCCCAGCCGTTGGCGAGCGCGTTGGTTAGTCCTCGAACCTCTTCCCGTCTTGCTACATCCACGATGTCCTCGTCGCCGCTCGCGATGGCACCGAAGTGGATTCTGAACGAAGCGGCGATCGTCTCGATGTGTTTGAATTCATCGAGCAGTGTCGCATCACTACGGAAACGCGGGAGCATCGGTTTGCCGAATTTGTTGCGTATGTCGTACTCGATGGTCTCGGTTCCGACGACAACGTCTCCGACATCAAGTCTATCGTCCAACGCGCCTGCCGCGCCAGCGCACAGGACTGCGTTCCAATCCGATCCGCAATCAATTAAATGTTGAGTCTGAACCGCAAATTGTGTCTTGCCCAGTCCGCCTCTTGCGAGCGTAATGCCGAGTCCGGGCAAGCGGGTCACTGGTATCCGACCGATGTGAGCGGATTCCGTTGCGAGTCCTTGTTCCGTACAACCTTGGATGAAAAAATCAAGTTCTTGTTGCATGGGGAGAACGATGAGAATTTTCAATCTGATCTCCGAGAGACTACATCATGTTGCATGCCGTTCAGTCTGCGCGTTGCAATACTTTATCCCAGTTCTCAGGAAGTTGCGGGATGCTCCAATTGGATGGCGGAGACCAATATTCCCAACCACTGTTGAACGGCGGCATACCAGAGCGCATGAGCGAAATGACTCGCTCGCCTTCTGTCCGTATCTCGCGTGCCTTTTCCGGAGAAATCAAACCGATATTCTGTGCCTCTAAAAACTCGTCCTGGTCTTTCCAATACCATTCGGATTGGTCTGGACTCACAACGATGTCGAGCAACTGGTCCATATAGTCAAAGCCGATAGCCGTTCGTTCGATGGGATCTTGCAAGTTGATATACCAACCTGCAAAGCGAGTCCGTTCTTTGGACCACATGACGTGAACAGCATGAGTGTTCCCAAAAGCGGTGAGAAACAAAGTATCCCCGTATTCCCATACTTGGTCAACCAATTGCCATTGGGCGTCTGGAAGTCGTGTGCTGGGTTGAACAGGACTGCCGTCCAATGCCCTTGGTATTTTCCAGCAAGTACCCAAAGCCATCCACAAAGCGACCAAGTCTGGAGTATCTTTGACAACAGTTACAGGTTTGGCTGACCATACTCTTCCTCGCCAGACTTCGCGCCATACGATTTGGTCACCTGCTTTCCAATGCAGTGACATGGTTTTGATTGTCTCCGTGTATGCTTGCGAACTGCCACGCCACTCTATCGTAAAAGAATCGCGTGTAACGCTGTAGCACACCGACAACGGTACGCCGAAATACCAACAACGTTCATGCTAACCAACCGACAATGCCAAAAAACGCGCGCGTACCGTTGTCGGCGTCTGTGTGTTTGCTGAAGCGTATTCACTTCATTGGTTTCTTGCCCGCTTCTTTGAGTTTCGCGTTGAGAGCGTCGCGCTTCTTTGCTATCATTATTGGTTGCACATAATAGAAATCGAATAGTGCTTCAAGAACATCAAGGTTCCATTCGGCTTCTTCTGGCTCAACTGGAAGGATTTCACCTGTCCGTTGGCTTTTCATTGGATGGGCGGCGAAGTTCCCTATCTGTCGAACAGCATCAATGACTTGCACCAAATGGCTAGGAAGAGAGCCACTATCAATGACCTGTTGTATTTCGTCAGCCAAGTCACCGTGTTTCACTTTCGCTGCTTTTCGGAGAAGGTTCTGCAAACAACGTCGGCTCAATGCTGCGGATGCTTTGGCACTATCGAATAAGACGATACATGCTTCTGTGTAGTCTTCAGCAAGTTCTGCGGGCACTTCCGATGGACACGGAGAACGACTGC
The DNA window shown above is from Chloroflexota bacterium and carries:
- a CDS encoding M20/M25/M40 family metallo-hydrolase; this encodes MTHNWDAIRNETTQYLQDLIRIDTTNPPGNETKAAEYLAGIFKREGIEPTVLESAPGRGNIVARIKGEGRAAPIMLMAHLDVVTAEPEHWSHPPFGAEIADGYMWGRGTLDTKELAAMELTVMLMLKREGKSLARDIIFMANADEEAGGKLGAGWMVKEHPDLIRAEYAINEGGGFGFDILGHRFYSVQTGEKGTARFTMRTRGKPGHASQPHRDNAVLKLADAVLKIGAADLPMHLTTTTKTFVEGIGATLGKPYDLVLRALLDPKKHRATLDHLPLDEGMRAMFYAMLHNTVTPTMLKAGTKINVIPSMAEGQCDTRLIPGETPDDFLRELRPIIGNEVEIEFQDGNLGRESTHATSLFDTITRVMARHEPKATVLPYLVVGATDARHVGKMGTHVYGFCPMFVPSTELGRVHGHDERISLDNLMFGTRVLYDVVGEMVAG
- a CDS encoding 5'-methylthioadenosine/S-adenosylhomocysteine nucleosidase translates to MKILIVLPMQQELDFFIQGCTEQGLATESAHIGRIPVTRLPGLGITLARGGLGKTQFAVQTQHLIDCGSDWNAVLCAGAAGALDDRLDVGDVVVGTETIEYDIRNKFGKPMLPRFRSDATLLDEFKHIETIAASFRIHFGAIASGDEDIVDVARREEVRGLTNALANGWEGAGGARACQFSGVPFIEIRGISDGADETAALDFETNLPNTMRNVARVITQWANKFKVAWKSK
- a CDS encoding DUF402 domain-containing protein: MSLHWKAGDQIVWREVWRGRVWSAKPVTVVKDTPDLVALWMALGTCWKIPRALDGSPVQPSTRLPDAQWQLVDQVWEYGDTLFLTAFGNTHAVHVMWSKERTRFAGWYINLQDPIERTAIGFDYMDQLLDIVVSPDQSEWYWKDQDEFLEAQNIGLISPEKAREIRTEGERVISLMRSGMPPFNSGWEYWSPPSNWSIPQLPENWDKVLQRAD
- a CDS encoding DUF4145 domain-containing protein gives rise to the protein MNLFLVNGKIIRTPNGIYLTNRISSIPIRPKGSSRSPCPSEVPAELAEDYTEACIVLFDSAKASAALSRRCLQNLLRKAAKVKHGDLADEIQQVIDSGSLPSHLVQVIDAVRQIGNFAAHPMKSQRTGEILPVEPEEAEWNLDVLEALFDFYYVQPIMIAKKRDALNAKLKEAGKKPMK